The Jiangella sp. DSM 45060 genome contains the following window.
GGATCGAGCGCTCCTCGTCCTCGGCCGGGACCACCAGCCAGCCGATGGCGTACAGCAGCACGCCGACGCCGCCGAAGATGGCGAGGACGACGGTCGCGACGCGGAGCACGACGGGATCGATGCCGAGCCGCCGGCCCAGTCCGCCGAGCACGCCGGCGACGACCCGGTCCGACCGGCTGCGGCGCAGCAAGCGGAACTCGTCCGAGACGCTCGGCCCGGCGCCCGCGGCGGGGGAGGCAGGAGGCACATCACTCATGGCATCGATGATGCCGAGAAGACGACCCCGAATGCATCGGGGATGACCCGGAACGGTCCCCGAGCCGCGATCTCCGGGAGGTCCCTCATGGCGGCGCGCGCTCGCGCGTGTGACCATCGATGTCATGAGCACTGTGCCGACGCCACGTGCTGCCGGGCCGGCAGCGCGCGGTTCGGCGCGCCCCGGCGAGGCCGGCGACGACCCTGTCGAGGCGCCCGACGCCGCCGTCGAGCCGCCCGCCGAGCCCGTCGACGCCGACCCTGAGCCCGAGTCCGAGGCCGCCGCGGCCACCGAGCGCGGCTCCCGTGAGCTGCCGCCGGGCGAGCCGCCCCAGGCCGGGCGCACCGGCGCCCGCGAGCCCGACGCCGCCGACGACACCGGCGCGCCGCCCAAGTTCGTCCGCCATTCCGACGGCCGCATGGTCGCCGGCGTCGCCGTGGCGCTGGCCGCGCAGTTCAAGGTGCAGCCGCTCGCCGTCAGGGTCGCGTTCAGCCTGCTCAGCGCCGTCTCCGGGTTCGGCATCGTGCTCTACCTCGCGCTGTGGATCTTCACCCCGCTCGACCAGACGGTGCAGCGCGAGGCCGAGGAGGCGAACACGCCGGCCGGCCTCGCCGCCGCCACCCGCACCGGCAAGCGCCGCCGCCGCACGTTCGTCCAGCGCACGGGCGACCTCGGCCAGCTGGCCGCGCTGGTCGTCCTCGGCGCCGGCGTGTGGCTGCTGGTCCAGCAGACCCCCCTCGGCGTCAGCCCGGCCGTCTTCTTCCCGCTGCTGCTGGCCGCCGCCGGCCTGACGCTGGTGTGGCGGGCCGCCGACGAGCAGGAGCGCAGCCGGCTGTCGGCCATCTCGCCGCGGCTGCCGTGGCTGGCCGCGCTGACCGGCAAGGGCGGCTGGATCGCCGGCATGCGGGTCGTGGCCGGCGCCGGCGTCGTCGTGGCCGGCGTCGTCGTGTTCCTCGTCGGGCAGGGCCAGTTCGACGCGACGATGGACGCGCTCGGCGGCGTGCTGGTCATCCTGGTCGGCGTCGGGCTGATCGCCGGGCCGTGGCTGTGGAAGCTGTGGCGCAACCTCGAGAGCGAGCGGCGCGCCCGCATCGTCTCGCAGGAACGCGCCGACATGGCCTCCCACCTGCACGACTCCGTGCTGCAGACGCTCGCGCTCATCCAGAAGCAGGCCAACGACCCCCGCGCCGTCGTCCGGCTGGCCCGCAGCCAGGAGCGCGACCTCCGCGCCTGGCTCTACAGCGACCTCGTCGACGACGGCTCATCGCTGGCCGCAGCGCTGACGAAGATGGCCGCCGAGGTCGAGGACGCGTTCGGCACGCCGGTCGAGGTGGTCACCGTCGGCGACGCCGAGATCGACGACGTCGCCCGGGCCGTCCTCAAGGCCGCCCGCGAGGCCACCGTCAACGCCGCCAAGCACTCCGGCGCCGACAAGATCGACATCTTCGTCGAGGCCGGCGACGACGGCGTCGAGGTGTTCGTCCGCGACCGCGGCGCCGGGTTCGACCCCGACTCCGTGCCCGAGGACCGGCTGGGTGTGCGACGCTCGGTCATCGGGCGTATGGAACGGCACGGGGGCGAGGCCACCATCCGGTCCGCGCCCGGCGAAGGCACCGAAGTCCGACTGTCGACCAGGAGAAGCTCGTGAGCGAGACCAAGCCAGACGAGACCAGGCCCGCCGACTCCGGCCCGGTCACGGTCGTCCTCGTCGACGACCACGCCATGTTCCGCACGGGCGTCCGCGCAGAGCTGGCCCAGGCGCCGTCCGTCGACGTCGTCGGCGAGGCGGCCGACACCGCCGAGGCCGTCGCCGTGGTGCTGCGCACCAAACCCGAGGTCGTGCTGCTCGACGTCCACCTGCCCGGCGGCGGTGGCGGCGAGGTCATCCGCCAGGTGCACCCCAAGGAGCCCGGCGTGCGGTTCCTGGCGCTGTCGGTGTCCGACGCCGCTGAGGACGTCATCGGCACCATCCGGGCCGGCGCGCGCGGCTACGTCACGAAGTCCATCACCGGCGACGACCTCGTGTCCGCCGTCGGCCGCGTGGCCGACGGCGACGCCGTCTTCTCGCCCCGGCTGGCCGGGTTCGTGCTCGACGCCTTCGCCGGCACCGAGGCGCCGTCCGTCGACGACGACCTCGACCGCCTCACCCAGCGCGAGCGCGAGGTGCTGCGGCTGATCGCCCGCGGCTACGCGTACAAGGAGATCGCCAAGGAGCTGTTCATCTCGGTCAAGACGGTCGAGACGCACGTGTCGGCGGTGCTGCGCAAGCTGCAGCTGTCCAACCGGTACGAGCTGACCCGCTGGGCCACCGATCGGCGGCTCGTCTGACCCGGTGTCGCTGAAGTACGACGCGACGTAGTAGGCTCCCCGATCATGGAGTTCGTCTACGACCTCGTGCTCGTGCTGCACTTCTTCGGACTGGCCAGCCTGCTCGGCGGCATCATGGTGCAGCTGAGCGCGCGTGGCGGCCGCGTCGTCAACCTGGCCATGCTGCACGGCGCGCTGACGCAGCTCGTCACCGGTGTCGCGATGGTCGGCATGGCGTCCGGCATCGACTCCCTCGGCAAGGACGTCGACAACGCGAAGATCGGCGTGAAGCTGGTCATCGTGCTGATCATCACCGCGTTGTGCTTCGCTCAGCGCAAACGCACCGCCATCGCCGACGGGCTGTTCTTCGCCCTGTTCGGGCTCACCGCCGCGAACGTCGTGATCGCCGTCTTCTGGAGCTGATCCCGTCAGGGCTCCGCCGCGTCCACGGCCAGGTGACCAGAGCCCAGACTGCGGCGACGAGCACCGTCTCGACCACCACGTACCACGGCCAGGGGCCGAACAGGTCCAGCAACGACGCCGAGTCCGGCTTGGCGTTGAGGAAGCCGTAGTTCGCGCCGGCCGCCGCGTTGAACGCGAACACCAGCGCCGCCCACACAGCGGTCGCCGTCACCGCGACCCGGTACGAGTCCCAGCCGGGCCGGATCCCCAGGCCCCACGTCAGGAAGACCGCCGCCGCCACGGTCAGCCCGTGCATCGACCAGTAGAGGACGAAGGCGGGATCGGGGAACTCCGCGTCGAGATCCGGGGTGAGGATCGGCTGGACGCTGAGCGTGAGGCCCCAGTAGTACGTCAGTGCGGCCGACCAGCGCCGGCGCGTCAGCAGCGCGTGGATCGCCGCCAGCCACGCCAGGTCGCAGAGCTGGATCGGCAACGACAGTCCCAGGTCGAAGCGGCCGGGCAGGTTGAAGTACACCTGCAGCGGCAGCGTCAGTGCCAGGAAGACGACGGCGAACCCGGTGCTGAGCCGATCCGCTGCGAGGGTGCCGCGGGCCGCGCGTCCCCGCCGCACCAGCCACCAGGCCAGCGCTACCAGGACCACGAGCACGGCCACGTGGGAGAGGCCGTACGGCGTGAAGGTGTCGCCCGACATCGATGCCGCTCCCGTCGTGGACGGTTCCCCTTCCGGCGGGAGGTATGCGGGGGCGGCCGATCGCACCGTGCGTTCGTAAGCGTGTTCGGGCGGAGTCTGTCGGCGGTCGGGCATAGGCTGGGGGCGCCAGCCAAGCGAGTGAGAAGGCGAGTGTGACCCGCCGGCGATGAGTGCCCTGTTCGACGACCTCACCCTGACCGCGGCGGCCGAGCCGAAGAAGCCGGCGAAGCGGCGCTCGCGCGACCCCGAAGCGCTGCTCGACGGGCTCAACGGGCCGCAGCGCGACGCCGTCACCCATCAGGGGTCACCGCTGCTCATCGTGGCCGGTGCGGGGTCGGGGAAGACGCGGGTGCTCACCCGGCGCATCGCGTACCTGCTGGGCGAGCGCAACGCGCACCCGGGCTCCATCCTCGCCATCACGTTCACCAACAAGGCCGCCGGCGAGATGAAGGAGCGCGTCGCCGACCTCGTCGGGAAGCGCTCCGACATCATGTGGGTGTCCACGTTCCACTCGGCGTGCGTGCGCATCCTGCGCCGCGAGGCCAAGCACTTCGGCTACACGTCGTCGTTCTCCATCTACGACCAAGCCGACTCCCACCGCCTCATGGCCATGGTGTGCCGCGAGCTCGACCTCGACCCCCGCCGCTACCAGCCGCGGCAGTTCAGCTACGCCGTCAGCAACTTCAAGAACGAGCTGGTCGACTACGAGACCGCGCTGGCCCGGGCCGAGTCGCACCACGAGAAGATGATCGCCGAGGCGTACGAGCTGTACCAACGCCGGCTCACCGAGGCCAACGCGTTCGACTTCGACGACCTCATCATGACGACGGTGCACCTGCTGCAGGCGTTCCCCGACGTCGCCGAGAACTACCGGCGGCGGTTCCGGCACATCCTGGTCGACGAGTACCAGGACACCAACCACGCCCAGTACGTGCTGGTGCGCGAGCTGGTCGGCACCGGCGTCATCTCCGGCGAGGACGAGCCCGCGGTGCCGCCGGCCGAGCTGTGCGTGGTGGGCGACGCCGACCAGTCCATCTACGCGTTCCGCGGCGCCACCATCCGCAACATCCTGCAGTTCGAGGAGGACTACCCCGACACCCGGGTCATCCTGCTCGAACAGAACTACCGGTCCACGCAGACCATCCTGTCCGCCGCCAACGCCGTCATCGCCCGCAACTCCGGCCGCAAGCCGAAGCGGCTGTGGAGCGACAGCGGCGACGGCGCCAAGATCGTCGGCTACGTGGCCGACGACGAGCACGCCGAGGCGCAGTTCGTCGCCGACGAGATCGACCGCCTCACCGACGACGGCGAGGCCCGCACCGGCGACGTCGCCGTGTTCTACCGCACCAACGCGCAGTCGCGCGTGCTGGAAGAGATCTTCGTCCGGGTCGGCCTGCCCTACCGCGTCGTCGGCGGCACCCGGTTCTACGAGCGGCGCGAGATCCGCGACGCGCTGGCCTACCTGCGGTTCCTGGCCAACCCCGAAGACTCCGTGTCGCTGCGGCGCATCCTCAACGTCCCCAAGCGGGGTATCGGCGACCGCGCCGAGGCCATGGTCGAGGCGCTGGCCCAGCGCGAGCGCAGCACGTTCTTCCAGGCGCTGCGCCACGCCGCCGACGCGCCTGGCATCGCCACCCGCTCCGTCAACTCCATCGAGGGGTTCGTCCAGCTGACCGACGAGCTGCGGCAACTGGTCACCGACGGCGTCGGCCCGGCCGCCGTGCTCGAGGCCACGCTCGATCGCACCGGCTACGTCGCCGAGCTGTCCGAGTCCGACGACCCGCAGGACGAAACCCGCCTCGACAACCTGCGCGAGCTCGTCGCCGTCGCCGGCGAGTACGAGGCGAGCGAAGACTCCGACGGCTCGCTGCCCGGGTTCCTCGAGCAGGTCAGCCTGGTCGCCGACGCCGACGAGATTCCCGAGGGCGACGACCACGACGGCATGGTCACGCTCATGACGCTGCACACCGCGAAGGGCCTGGAGTTCCCGGTGGTGTTCCTCACCGGCCTCGAGGACGGCGTCTTCCCGCACCAGCGCTCGCTCGGCGGCAACACGCAGGAGCTCGAGGAAGAGCGCCGGCTCGCTTACGTCGGCATCACCCGGGCGCGCGAACGGCTGTACCTGTCGCGGGCGTTGCTGCGCAGCGCCTGGGGGTCGCCGGCGCACAACCCGGCGTCGCGGTTCCTCGCCGAGATCCCCGACGAGCTCATCGACTGGCGCCGCACCGAGGCCGACCAGGTCAAGTGGACCACCCCGCCGCCGCGACGGCAGGCGGTCAGCGGCCGGTCCACCGGTGCCGGGAACCGCCCGGTCATCGCGCTGTCGGCCGGCGACCGCGTCACCCACGACGCGTTCGGCCTGGGCACCGTCGTGGCGACCAACGGCCAGGGCGAGCACGCCCAGGCCACCGTCGACTTCGGCGAGTCCGGGCTGAAGACGCTGCTGCTGCGCTACGCGCCGGTCGAGAAGCTCTGAGCCAGCGCGGTCGCCCGCCGCCGCCCGTTGCGCAGCAGCACGACGGCGGTGACGACGGTGGCGACGGCGAACACCGCCAGCAGGATCCCCGCGACCACGGGCGGCACCGGGCTGTCGCTGGTGCAGACCTCGCCGGTGACGGTGCCGTCCGAGTCCATCGAGCCGGAGCACACGCTCGTACCGACGGTGCCCACCAGGGCGAACAGCCAGAACATCCCCAGGGCGGGCAGCAGGAACGTGCCCGCCGTCTTCTCGCCGGGCGTCCAGAGCGGCGAGACCCAGAGCAGAAGCCAGCCGGTGATCAGCGCCACCGGAAGCGCGAAGATGCCGCCGACCGTGGCGAGGACCGGCAGCACCAGCGGCGCCGCGGCCAGCAGCGCGACGACGGCGGCCGGCACCCAGTCGCGCTGCGACAACGGCCGCTTGCCGGGGCCGACTCCGGCGGGGCCGACCCCGGTGGGGCCGACGCTGACGCCGTCGTCGCCGGTCGCCTCGGCCGCGATGGCGAGCGGGTCGCCGAGCGCCCGCAGCACCTCGTCGACGCCGTCGTCGGTGACGTCGGGCCGGTCGGCCAGGGCGGCATGGATGTGCTCGCGGACGCCCGCGACGAGATCGTCCCGTTCGCCGGCCGGCAGAGCGCCGAGCGCGCCGGCCAACTCGTCCAGGTAGCGGTCGATGCGCTGGTGCTGGGTGGCGGTCAGCATGGGTCCTCCATGGCGCTCACCCTCGCCCGGTGGCGAGGACGCGGTCGACGGCGTCGCGGAACGGCCGCCAGGTCTGTTCGAACGTGTCCAGCGCGGCCTGCCCGTCGGGCGTGAGCCGGTAGTAGCGGCGCGGCGGCCCCGACTCCGACTCCTGCCACGACGACGCGACCAGCCCGCCCTTGCGCAGCCGCGACAGCAGCGGATACAGCGTCCCCTCGCCGGCCATCAGCACGCCGTCGGTCAGTTCGCGGGCGATGTCCAGCCCGTACCGCTCGCCGTCGCGGACGAGGGCGAGGATGCAGTACTCCAGCGCGCCGCGCCGGAGGTTGGTCATGATCTGACCCTCGCCAGGTACCATGCGAGACAAGATACCAGGGCGCCGCGCGGTTGTGTGTGCCGCCGGACCGGCAGCGTACGGCCGCGCGGCTGTCCACAGGCGGCACGGATTGCCGCTGTCATCCACAATCGCCGAGCAGCCTCTGGTGGGCGTGCGCGGCTGCCGCTGAGCTGTCTCCGTGACCGCAGACCCGGTGCCCGCGACGTGCGACGGTGACCTGCTCGCGCGGCTGCTGGAGGCCCAGGCGGGCGTCCTGCACCGCCACGAGGTGCCGCCGGCGTTCGCCCGCCACGTGCGCCGGGAGGTGCGCGCCCGTCGCTGGCAGCGGATCGGGCGCGACGTCTTCGTCAGCCACAACGGCGAGCTGGGGAGCCGTCAACGGTTGCAGGCCGCCGTGAAGGCCTCACCACGTGGTGCCGCGCTCGCCGGCCTGACCGCAGCGGAGCTCGACGGACTCCAGGGGTTCGCCACGGGCGCCATCTTCGTCACCCAGCCCTGCGGCACGCGCGACCCACGGCTGCCCGGAGTCGTCGTCCACTACTCCCGGTTCCTCGCCGAGCCCGACGTCCACCCGCTCAAGGTCCCGCGACGGTGCCGGCTCCCGCGGAGCATCGTCGACGCCGCGGCGTGGGCGTCCGAAGACAACCGCGCGCGGGCGATCGTCCTCGCCGGGGTGCAGCAACGTCTGGTGACACCCGAGCAGCTGCGCGACGCGCTGTCACGGCGTGGTCCCTGCCTGCGCCACGCCTTGATCGCCGAGACCATCGACGACGCCGCCGGCGGTGTCGCGTCGGTGCCGGAGCGCGAGTTCGCCGTGCTCGTCCGGGCGTTCCACCTGCCCGAACCCGTCCGTCAGCGGATCCTCCGCCGAGCGGACGGACGCTGCTATCTCGACACGGACTGGGCGGAGTTCCGCCTCGCGGCCGAGGTCGACGGCCGTGGTCACCTCGACGTCTTCACGTGGGATGCCGACCTCGATCGGGCGAACGACATCGTGATCGACGGCCGGACGCTGCTGCGCATCACGTCGTATGCCATCAGGCATCGGCCCGAGTCGGTCGGCGAGACCCTGCGCCGTGCGCTCATCGCCCGCGGCTGGGACGGGCGCACCGCCGGCTGACGATCAGGTGACGAAACGCCCCGCCAAGGCGTCGTTGTGTCACCTGATCGTTTTCCGTCCGCATGCTGAAGATGATCAGGTGACACAACGCCACCCG
Protein-coding sequences here:
- a CDS encoding TIGR02206 family membrane protein, yielding MSGDTFTPYGLSHVAVLVVLVALAWWLVRRGRAARGTLAADRLSTGFAVVFLALTLPLQVYFNLPGRFDLGLSLPIQLCDLAWLAAIHALLTRRRWSAALTYYWGLTLSVQPILTPDLDAEFPDPAFVLYWSMHGLTVAAAVFLTWGLGIRPGWDSYRVAVTATAVWAALVFAFNAAAGANYGFLNAKPDSASLLDLFGPWPWYVVVETVLVAAVWALVTWPWTRRSPDGISSRRRRSRRSRR
- a CDS encoding response regulator transcription factor, producing the protein MSETKPDETRPADSGPVTVVLVDDHAMFRTGVRAELAQAPSVDVVGEAADTAEAVAVVLRTKPEVVLLDVHLPGGGGGEVIRQVHPKEPGVRFLALSVSDAAEDVIGTIRAGARGYVTKSITGDDLVSAVGRVADGDAVFSPRLAGFVLDAFAGTEAPSVDDDLDRLTQREREVLRLIARGYAYKEIAKELFISVKTVETHVSAVLRKLQLSNRYELTRWATDRRLV
- a CDS encoding PadR family transcriptional regulator, with product MVPGEGQIMTNLRRGALEYCILALVRDGERYGLDIARELTDGVLMAGEGTLYPLLSRLRKGGLVASSWQESESGPPRRYYRLTPDGQAALDTFEQTWRPFRDAVDRVLATGRG
- a CDS encoding ATP-binding protein, with the protein product MSTVPTPRAAGPAARGSARPGEAGDDPVEAPDAAVEPPAEPVDADPEPESEAAAATERGSRELPPGEPPQAGRTGAREPDAADDTGAPPKFVRHSDGRMVAGVAVALAAQFKVQPLAVRVAFSLLSAVSGFGIVLYLALWIFTPLDQTVQREAEEANTPAGLAAATRTGKRRRRTFVQRTGDLGQLAALVVLGAGVWLLVQQTPLGVSPAVFFPLLLAAAGLTLVWRAADEQERSRLSAISPRLPWLAALTGKGGWIAGMRVVAGAGVVVAGVVVFLVGQGQFDATMDALGGVLVILVGVGLIAGPWLWKLWRNLESERRARIVSQERADMASHLHDSVLQTLALIQKQANDPRAVVRLARSQERDLRAWLYSDLVDDGSSLAAALTKMAAEVEDAFGTPVEVVTVGDAEIDDVARAVLKAAREATVNAAKHSGADKIDIFVEAGDDGVEVFVRDRGAGFDPDSVPEDRLGVRRSVIGRMERHGGEATIRSAPGEGTEVRLSTRRSS
- the pcrA gene encoding DNA helicase PcrA, which gives rise to MSALFDDLTLTAAAEPKKPAKRRSRDPEALLDGLNGPQRDAVTHQGSPLLIVAGAGSGKTRVLTRRIAYLLGERNAHPGSILAITFTNKAAGEMKERVADLVGKRSDIMWVSTFHSACVRILRREAKHFGYTSSFSIYDQADSHRLMAMVCRELDLDPRRYQPRQFSYAVSNFKNELVDYETALARAESHHEKMIAEAYELYQRRLTEANAFDFDDLIMTTVHLLQAFPDVAENYRRRFRHILVDEYQDTNHAQYVLVRELVGTGVISGEDEPAVPPAELCVVGDADQSIYAFRGATIRNILQFEEDYPDTRVILLEQNYRSTQTILSAANAVIARNSGRKPKRLWSDSGDGAKIVGYVADDEHAEAQFVADEIDRLTDDGEARTGDVAVFYRTNAQSRVLEEIFVRVGLPYRVVGGTRFYERREIRDALAYLRFLANPEDSVSLRRILNVPKRGIGDRAEAMVEALAQRERSTFFQALRHAADAPGIATRSVNSIEGFVQLTDELRQLVTDGVGPAAVLEATLDRTGYVAELSESDDPQDETRLDNLRELVAVAGEYEASEDSDGSLPGFLEQVSLVADADEIPEGDDHDGMVTLMTLHTAKGLEFPVVFLTGLEDGVFPHQRSLGGNTQELEEERRLAYVGITRARERLYLSRALLRSAWGSPAHNPASRFLAEIPDELIDWRRTEADQVKWTTPPPRRQAVSGRSTGAGNRPVIALSAGDRVTHDAFGLGTVVATNGQGEHAQATVDFGESGLKTLLLRYAPVEKL